A genomic region of Palaemon carinicauda isolate YSFRI2023 chromosome 11, ASM3689809v2, whole genome shotgun sequence contains the following coding sequences:
- the LOC137650046 gene encoding uncharacterized protein: MANLQVLIGQRKVIRRKVTEQFNRSDTYSALTQEEKLAIKGLLVNYRNKLSELDDHILLKKFPDVSDEAELEPELTSCQDYLDKIEYCLPLLEISRGNNGSNIPDVARSLLKQPTAPLPKFTSKEGEDLLKFIAEFEATTNVFQYPDRDLLLLLKQQIDGRAKTLLCSLEADKQRYVDAKELLISAFASKEVCKNNAIRKITELSLREGDDPFTFISILRSVCEAVKTFNIGADEFVRYFAWHGLNGRFQRQLINITGKTHPSLNDIISHFFAACERYESDGKDVESLKCKASRVKTLTLPLPKESTTSMAAEAVTYDKDRSSPLCSLCSTVGNTDKFHFIHKCPNFLSPTDKVHILKSRNGCVKCGQFNHVSGKCRFKFKRRCSNCNSWHMTYLCDRSQSPDRDSNNINNCKSKVETSPQISSGVAVLRTCQGDSILPTFSFKVGGTVYRGLKDSGSQSTFVTKKLAEENNLKIINSKVKLTVNGFNGNKEYFTEIVEVPVTIGDKSFIIYCLVVPNINVALKLPLLGRLVDKFQAQGVKLADQFLNKFSHEIDNVQLILGTDFAYCIAGTDTVFGGINSSMYTECHAGILLSGSIDLMIKNIDNLADKRVPTSAVSNPFECSSAIHIQSNSFLLNSKVDIFADDDVNNNFEVNCSFSVINERGMLMEKPLHQATDQLPESECNYYLSYDQNFYNDESIELNNQLQNSCFFSGPHLSINEVPQLSTTIPAFEMPTEVQATPSTGQVIEVANNLIDINNYSNFRKLLLIFRNIFLVVHKWKLKAKIACSPVANYFSQAINYLLNNEQRKHYPEVYSYLQHGLNSRKDIPPIITQLNVFLDSQGLLRVKSKFKKWNYGLSGNYPLLLHPDSHLTKLIIWDAHLKLLHSGCYSVLTELRKHYYIPKHFSVVKKALKQCVHCRRFNNRYIRLNQNFYRDFRADPPTVPFSNIFMDYLGPFNTKDGKETRKVWLLCITCTWSRAVNLKICRSLNVAEFLRAFQLHCFEYGIPQLCISDLGTQLVAGGNTITSFISDPQTQLYFEENNVKPLSFQQYFKGCSELGSLVEVCVKMVKRLMFGAIKNFILTYVDFEFLVCNIVHLINRRPIAFKEAVRAETDNVPEPITPEQLVRGYELTSLNLIPNLQPLSVEDPEFDPDNKAISQNYVKLCKIRQTLIETYHNEFLGTLIQQAVDRKGRYRPVTHKLLKVGDVVLIKEEHTKRNNYPLGIILEVFKNDLGEVTHAVIKKGKTGQTSRLHVNNIIPILENTGSTNSATPDVSNSVTSSLRPKRKAAILSQERTRQML, translated from the coding sequence atggctaacttacaggtactgattggacaacgaaaagtcattcggagaaaagtcaccgaacaattcaataggtctgacacctattctgcccttacacaagaagaaaagttagctattaaaggtcttcttgttaattatagaaacaagctgtcagagctagatgatcatatcctcttgaagaaatttcctgacgtatctgatgaagcagagttagagccagaattaacaagttgccaggattatttagataaaattgagtattgtttaccattacttgagatttccaggggtaataatggttctaatattcccgacgtggcccgcagtttactgaaacagccaacagctcctcttcctaagtttacaagtaaagaaggagaagatttattgaaatttatagcagagtttgaggctacaactaatgtatttcagtatcctgatagagatttacttttattgctgaagcaacagatagacggtcgagcaaagactttattatgttctctggaagctgataaacagcgttatgtagatgccaaagaattattgatttccgcctttgcttctaaggaggtttgtaaaaacaatgcaattaggaaaattacggaattaagtctaagagagggtgatgaccccttcacatttatttccatcctccgatcagtatgtgaagcagtcaagacttttaacattggagcggatgaatttgtcagatattttgcttggcacGGCTTAAATGGTCGTTTTCAGCGTCAGcttattaatattacaggaaagactcatccttccttaaatgacattatttcacatttctttgcagcttgcgaaaggtacgaaagtgacgggaaagatgttgaaagcttgaaatgtaaagcttcacgtgtcaaaacattaacactccctcttcctaaagagagtactaccagcatggctgcggaagcagtaacatatgataaagacaggtcttcgccTCTGTGTTCTTTGTGTTCTACGgttggaaatactgataaatttcactttatccataagtgccctaattttctttctcctacagataaagtgcatattttaaaatctagaaatggatgtgtaaaatgcggccagtttaatcatgtttccggtaagtgtcgttttaaattcaaaagacgctgttcaaattgtaacagctggcatatgacttacCTATGTGATAGGAGTCAGTCACCAGACAGAGactctaacaatattaataactgcaaatccaaggtggaaacttctcctcaaataagcagcggtgttgccgtACTTCGTACTTGTCAAGGTGATTCCattttacccaccttttcatttaaagttgggggaactgtttacagaggactgaaggacagtggttcgcagagcacgtttgtcactaagaaattggcggaagagaataatcttaaaatcattaactcaaaggtaaagctaacagttaatgggtttaatggtaacaaggagtattttactgaaattgttgaagttcctgttacgatcggagataaatcctttataatttattgcttggttgtaccaaacattaatgtagcattgaaattacctctgcttggtagattagttgataaatttcaggcacaaggtgttaaattagctgatcaattccttaataaattttctcatgaaattgataatgttcagctcattttaggtacagacttcgcttattgtattgcaggtacagatacagtttttggaggaataaattcatcgatgtataccgagtgtcatgcaggtattttgttgtctggtagcattgatttaatgatcaagaatattgataatttagctgataAGAGAGTGCCAACCtcggctgttagtaacccatttgagtgtagttctgctattcatatccaAAGTAATTCATTTTTGCTGAactctaaagttgatatttttgccgatgatgacgttaataataactttgaggtaaactgttcattttctgtaataaatgaaagaggtatgcttatggagaaaccactgcatcaggccactgatcaacttccagagtctgaatgtaattattacttaagttacgatcagaatttctacaatgatgaaagtattgaacttaacaaccagttgcagaattcttgctttttttcaggaccacatttaagtataaatgaagttccaCAATTATCAACTACCataccagcatttgagatgcccactgaggttcaagcaactccttccacaggtcaggttattgaagttgctaacaatcttattgatattaataattattccaatttcaggaaacttttattgatttttcgcaatattttcttagtggtgcacaagtggaagctgaaagcgaaaattgcttgctcaccagtcgctaattacttttcccaggctataaattacttgttaaacaatgaacaaagaaagcattatcctgaggtatattcttacctacagcatggtcttaattccagaaaagacattcctcctattataacgcaacttaatgtatttttagattcacagggtcttctgagagttaagagtaaattcaaaaaatggaattatggcttaagtggaaattaccctttattattgcacccagacagtcatttgaccaaactaattatttgggatgcacacctcaaattattacattcaggatgttattctgtattaacagagctcagaaagcattattacatccctaaacatttctcagttgtgaaaaaggctcttaaacagtgtgttcattgtcgtaggtttaataatcgttacataaggttaaatcagaacttttacagagacttcagagcagatcctcctacggttcctttttctaacatatttatggattatctaggacccttcaatacgaaggatggaaaagagacccgtaaggtttggttactatgtatcacctgtacttggtctagggcagttaacctcaaaatttgcaggagtttgaatgttgcagaatttttaagagcatttcagctacactgctttgagtacgggattcctcaactttgtattagtgatcttgggactcagttggtggcaggaggtaataccataacttccttcattagtgaccctcagacgcaattatattttgaggaaaataatgtaaaacccctctcctttcagcaatatttcaaaggctgcagtgaattgggatcattagtagaagtctgtgtaaaaatggtcaaaagattaatgtttggagcaattaagaattttatattgacgtatgtagactttgaatttcttgtctgtaatattgtgcatctcattaatcgacgacctatagccttcaaagaagctgttcgtgctgagactgacaatgtgcccgaaccaataacgccggaacagctcgtgcgaggctatgaattgacttctctaaaccttatccctaatcttcaacctctttcagttgaagatccagaatttgaccctgataataaagctatttctcagaattacgtaaagttgtgtaaaattaggcagactttaatagagacctatcataatgaatttctaggtactctgattcagcaagcagttgacagaaaggggcggtatcgacccgttactcataaattactgaaggttggcgatgttgtattaattaaggaggaacataccaaaaggaataattatcctctaggcataattttggaagtttttaagaatgatttgggtgaagttacccatgctgttattaagaagggaaaaacaggccagacatcaaggttgcatgtaaataatattattccaatactagaaaacacaggaagtaccaattcagctactcctgatgttagtaattctgttacttcgtccttaaggcccaaaagaaaggctgctatattaagccaagaaaggacaagacagatgctttaa